GTCGATGCCGCCACCGAGGAGCGCGCGCATGCCGTGCCGGAGGCGGCAGCGGTGCCCGCCGAGCCGGCGTCGGCCGAAGAGCGTACGCCGCGCGCGGACCGCGAGGCGGGCCGGGGGGGGCGCCGGCGTGGCGGCAAGACCGACGAGGTGAGGGTCGAGGCCGAGGCGGACCTGTCGGCCGTCATGGTGGAGCGCGCGGCGGTGGTGGCGCGCGAGCCCGAGTCTGCGGCGCCCGCGACGGCCGTGGCGGATGAACCTGGCGGCGTGCCGGATGAGCGTCCCGCCAAGACCGCACGCGGCGGTCGTGGTCGTGGGGCGGCGAAGTCGCGCGCGGCTCGGCCTTCGGAAGCGGGGACGGCAGAGGAGGCGACCCCCGTCACCGCTGCGGATGATGGCGGAAGGACGCCTGCCGGTGACCGCCCTGCGGCTGCGAAGCAGCGCGCCGCGGCGAGCGGGCGAGGTGACGAAGGCCGGGCGGACGCGGCCACCGCGCACGCGCCCGTCAATGCGGACTCACCGGCAGCTGACGCGGCACCGCCCGCCACCACGGTCCCGACCGGCACCGGCGAAGCGGCACGGCGCGGCCGGCGTGGTGGCGGACGCGCAGCGAGCAAGCCGGCGAGCGCGGAAGCTGCGGAGCTTGCCGGAGCGGGAGGCGGGCAGGACAAGGGAGCGCCCCGAGCGGGGGCACTGGCAGACACGGCCGCGTCGCGTCCCGCAGCGGGCGACACGGCGGACGCGGAGCCGGGCTCCGCGCCCGCCACGAAGGAGGGCAAGCCAGCCGCTGCGCGCGCACGCAGGCCCCGCAAGCCCAAGGCCGAAGGCGGCGCGTGACTGCGCCCTCTGCGCCCGGCGGCGCTCGCGATCCGGGCGGCCGTTCGGGGCCGGGCTCGAGCAGTGGTGCGGACGCCTTCGACGACGGCGGCGAGCCCCCCGGCCCGCCGCCGTCGATGCTGCCGCCCTGGCCGTATCCGCGCTGGATCGCGCATCGGGGCGCCGGTCGCCTCGCGCCGGAAAACACCCTGGCCGCGTTCGCGCTGGGTCATGCCCTGGGCTACCGCATGTTCGAGTGCGATGTTCGCCTGAGCGCGGACGGGCAGGCCTTCCTGCTCCACGATGACACCCTCGAGCGCACCACGGATGGCAAGGGGGCGGCGCTGGCGCGCACCTGGGCCGAGCTCGCCCGAGTCGATGCGGGCGCCTGGCATTCGCCGCCCTACGCCGGCGCGCGCTTGCCCAGGCTCGACGAAGTGTTGGATTTCTGTGCCCGCCATGACTGCGCTCTGAACCTCGAGCTCAAGCCCGCCCCCGGCGATGCACGGCGTACCGGGGCCACGGTGGCCGCGGAGGTCGCAGAGGGGGCTCGCCATGCAGCAGCGGCGCCGTTGCCCGTGCTGAGCTCCTTCGATGTGGAGGCGCTCGAGGCGGCTTCAACCGTGGCGCCCGCGCTGCCGCGTGCGCTCCTGCTCGAGGGCTTTTCCCCAGGTTGGCTGGAGACGGCGCAGCGGCTGGGGTGCGTGGCGGTGGTGGGCGAGCAGTCGGCGTGGACACCGGAGACCGCGGCCGTTGCCGCGCGCGCGGGCTTGCGCCGGCTGGCCTACACCGTCAATGACGAGGCGCAGGCCTCGCGCCTGCTGGCGCTCGGTCTCGATGGCCTCATCACCGACCGCATCGACCATTTCCGGCCCTGAGTCGCAGGCTCCGTCCGACTGTCCGGAACTCGCCGCAGTGCGCATGCTCTACGGCTCATTCCCACCACCGGCGTGATCTCCATGTCCGCACCCTCCCGTTTCGGCACATTCGCACTCGCCTGTGCCCTCGCCGTTCCCTTCGCGCTGCCGGCACAGGCGCAGGGTGTCGCTACGCAATGCCTGGTCGCGGGTGGGTGGGCGCGCCTCGAGGGGGCCTCGCCGCAACTCGTGGACGGCACAGGCCTGATCCCGGCGATGGCCCAGCGTGCGGTCGTGCTGCTCGGCGAACAGCATGACGACATGGATCACCATCGCTGGCAGCTGCAGACCCTGGCCGCACTGCATGCGCAGCGCCCCGACCTGGTGATCGGCTTCGAGATGTTCCCGCGCCGGGTGCAGCCGGTGCTCGATCGCTGGGTGGCGGGCGAGCTCACCGAGGCCGAGTTCATCGCCCAGAGCGACTGGGGCAAGGTGTGGAGCATGCCGGCCGAGCTGTACCTGCCGCTGTTCCACTTTGCGCGTCTGAACCGGATTCCGATGCTGGCGCTCAACATCGACGCCGCGCTGACGCGGGCGGTTGCGGCGAATGGCTGGTCGAGCGTGCCCGAAGGTGAGAGAGAGGGCGTCGGGCAGGCTGCGCCA
This region of Thauera sp. JM12B12 genomic DNA includes:
- the ugpQ gene encoding glycerophosphodiester phosphodiesterase, which codes for MTAPSAPGGARDPGGRSGPGSSSGADAFDDGGEPPGPPPSMLPPWPYPRWIAHRGAGRLAPENTLAAFALGHALGYRMFECDVRLSADGQAFLLHDDTLERTTDGKGAALARTWAELARVDAGAWHSPPYAGARLPRLDEVLDFCARHDCALNLELKPAPGDARRTGATVAAEVAEGARHAAAAPLPVLSSFDVEALEAASTVAPALPRALLLEGFSPGWLETAQRLGCVAVVGEQSAWTPETAAVAARAGLRRLAYTVNDEAQASRLLALGLDGLITDRIDHFRP